Proteins found in one Pectobacterium atrosepticum genomic segment:
- the dcuS gene encoding two-component system sensor histidine kinase DcuS — translation MGKKKAPLKLGTSVFLMVSVVLGAVLLVVYSLLFFRINQLSEDHLREKAFAIARTFAASPVVINELKGIGRPEDVQIAAETIRQRNQLLFVTVTDMDTVRHSHPEPERIGEHFAGRDIYPALLGMENTAINRGTLDPALRVFTPVFDNNHKQVGVVALGIALTSVQKVISDNRWMIPWTLLAGALVGWLGTLILVKVLKRIMLGFEPFEISNLFEQRNAMLKHIKEGVIAVDQHGRITVINDEARRLFRQNKPQGNETSAPKPAERVSEQWLEHLHLKQVLESGTPRRDEEISFNGHLLLTNTVPVFVKGDIIGAIATFRDKTEISQLLQRLSGMSYYADALRAQSHEFMNKLHVILGMLHLKYYSQLEDYILKTANNYQAEIGSIIRKVKSPVIAGFLLGKINRARDLGITLSISEESLLPDTDDVDATNELITVLGNLIENAMDAIDGQENCEISVSFHHQNSRLHCTVGDDGPGISPESQSRIYEQGFSTKGSGRGIGLYLTKQSLEKIGGTIEFESEPEVYTQFFVTIPYQARLFDHD, via the coding sequence ATGGGCAAGAAAAAGGCACCGCTAAAGCTCGGGACATCGGTGTTTCTGATGGTGTCGGTTGTGCTTGGCGCGGTGCTGCTGGTGGTCTATTCCCTGCTGTTTTTTCGTATTAATCAGCTTTCAGAAGATCATCTGCGAGAAAAAGCCTTTGCCATTGCTCGTACATTTGCAGCTTCTCCCGTTGTTATTAATGAACTTAAAGGAATTGGCCGACCGGAGGATGTGCAGATTGCTGCGGAGACAATCCGCCAGCGTAATCAACTGCTCTTTGTCACTGTCACCGATATGGATACGGTGCGCCATAGCCACCCTGAACCGGAAAGAATTGGCGAGCATTTCGCCGGTCGGGATATCTATCCGGCGCTGCTAGGGATGGAAAATACCGCCATCAATCGGGGAACGCTCGATCCCGCACTGCGGGTATTCACTCCGGTGTTTGATAATAACCACAAACAGGTTGGCGTCGTCGCGTTGGGGATTGCCTTAACCAGTGTGCAGAAGGTAATCAGCGATAACCGCTGGATGATTCCCTGGACGCTGTTGGCGGGGGCGCTAGTTGGCTGGCTCGGTACGTTGATTTTGGTGAAGGTTCTCAAGCGCATTATGCTGGGGTTCGAGCCGTTTGAGATCTCGAACTTGTTTGAACAGCGTAACGCGATGCTCAAACACATTAAAGAAGGTGTTATCGCGGTCGATCAACATGGTCGGATTACGGTAATCAATGATGAGGCGCGACGACTTTTCCGGCAGAATAAACCGCAGGGCAATGAAACGTCTGCCCCGAAGCCAGCCGAACGCGTTAGCGAGCAATGGCTTGAGCATCTGCACCTGAAACAGGTATTGGAGAGCGGTACGCCACGGCGCGATGAAGAGATTAGCTTTAACGGCCACCTGCTGCTGACCAACACCGTTCCGGTTTTTGTGAAAGGCGATATTATCGGCGCGATTGCGACGTTCCGTGATAAAACGGAGATCAGCCAGTTGCTGCAACGGTTGAGTGGGATGTCCTACTATGCCGATGCGTTGCGTGCGCAGTCGCACGAGTTTATGAACAAGCTGCACGTCATATTGGGGATGTTGCACTTAAAATATTACTCGCAACTGGAAGACTATATCCTGAAGACCGCCAATAATTATCAGGCGGAAATTGGTTCGATTATTCGTAAAGTGAAATCGCCAGTGATTGCCGGCTTCCTGTTGGGTAAAATCAACCGCGCGCGCGATCTCGGCATTACGCTCTCCATCAGTGAGGAGAGTCTGCTGCCGGATACCGATGATGTCGATGCCACGAATGAACTGATTACCGTATTGGGTAATCTGATTGAGAATGCGATGGACGCGATTGATGGGCAGGAAAACTGCGAAATTAGCGTGAGCTTCCATCATCAGAATAGCCGCCTTCACTGTACCGTGGGGGATGACGGCCCCGGCATTTCGCCGGAGAGCCAGTCGCGCATTTATGAACAGGGATTCTCTACCAAAGGCAGCGGGCGCGGTATCGGCCTGTACCTGACCAAACAGAGTCTGGAGAAGATTGGCGGCACTATCGAGTTTGAATCAGAACCTGAGGTGTACACCCAGTTTTTCGTTACTATTCCTTATCAAGCAAGGCTGTTTGACCATGATTAA
- a CDS encoding 2-hydroxycarboxylate transporter family protein, whose product MKKIETDILCENDLALETQTSFIGGFFKKKIGSVPVALFIAIAAIVAISAYEGYLPKNMIGGFAVIMTMGFLLAHIGSNIPVFKDIGGPAILCLMVPSVMVYFELFNDNTMKTVHLLMKEANFLYFVIACLVVGSILGMNRKILIQGMVRMFVPLVIGTATALATGLLVGKLCGYSVYHTFFFIIVPIIGGGIGEGILPLSLAYSAILGQSPDVYVAQLAPAAVVGNIFAILCAGVLSRLGMRRKDLNGEGRLVRSDEDNAMFAVNEAPKPVDFHLMGGGLLMICAFFIVGGLFEKLVHIPGPVLMILIAVFCKYGRVIPAVMETGAHSVYKFVSSSLVWPLMIGLGMLYIPLESVVAVFSVGYVIVCGSVVLSMALVSFLIAPYLNMYPIEASIVTTCHSGLGGTGDVAILSASNRMSLMPFAQIATRIGGASTVIAATLLLSWAA is encoded by the coding sequence ATGAAAAAAATTGAAACTGATATTTTATGTGAGAACGATCTCGCTCTGGAAACACAGACATCGTTTATCGGAGGTTTTTTTAAAAAGAAAATCGGCTCCGTTCCCGTTGCACTTTTTATAGCAATTGCCGCCATTGTCGCTATATCTGCCTATGAGGGATATTTACCTAAGAATATGATTGGCGGTTTTGCCGTCATCATGACGATGGGGTTTTTACTGGCGCATATTGGCAGCAACATTCCCGTGTTCAAAGATATCGGTGGCCCGGCGATTCTGTGCCTGATGGTGCCTTCCGTTATGGTGTATTTTGAGTTATTCAATGACAACACCATGAAAACCGTACACCTGTTGATGAAAGAGGCGAACTTCCTGTACTTCGTCATCGCCTGTCTAGTGGTCGGCAGTATCCTGGGAATGAACCGCAAAATCCTGATTCAAGGGATGGTGCGCATGTTCGTCCCGCTGGTCATCGGCACCGCCACAGCGCTGGCAACCGGTTTACTGGTCGGTAAACTATGCGGCTACAGCGTCTATCACACCTTCTTCTTCATTATTGTGCCAATCATCGGCGGCGGTATTGGTGAAGGCATCCTGCCGTTATCATTAGCCTATTCTGCCATTCTGGGGCAAAGCCCAGATGTTTATGTGGCTCAGTTAGCGCCAGCTGCCGTCGTCGGCAACATCTTCGCTATCCTGTGTGCTGGTGTGCTGTCCCGTCTGGGTATGCGCCGTAAGGATCTGAACGGTGAAGGCCGTCTGGTTCGCAGCGATGAAGACAACGCGATGTTTGCCGTAAACGAAGCACCAAAGCCGGTCGATTTTCACTTGATGGGCGGCGGATTGTTGATGATTTGCGCCTTCTTCATCGTCGGTGGCCTGTTTGAGAAATTGGTACACATCCCTGGCCCAGTTCTGATGATTCTGATCGCCGTCTTCTGCAAATACGGACGTGTTATCCCTGCCGTCATGGAAACTGGGGCGCATAGCGTTTACAAGTTCGTATCCAGTTCTCTGGTGTGGCCGCTGATGATCGGGCTTGGCATGCTGTATATTCCGCTGGAGAGCGTTGTTGCCGTATTCTCCGTGGGTTACGTCATCGTCTGTGGTTCTGTGGTGCTATCCATGGCGCTGGTGAGCTTCCTGATTGCCCCTTATCTGAATATGTACCCTATTGAAGCTTCCATCGTGACCACGTGCCACAGCGGGCTGGGTGGTACGGGTGACGTAGCGATTCTGTCCGCCTCTAACCGTATGTCTCTGATGCCGTTCGCACAGATCGCCACCCGTATCGGCGGCGCGTCTACCGTCATCGCCGCAACGCTACTGTTGAGCTGGGCTGCCTAA
- a CDS encoding anion permease, translating into MSANNSRLIKLLVILCIAGGLWLLPVPDGVKPDAWHLMAIFIATVVGLILSPYPLGAMAMFSLTTVAILGLLSIKDVLAGFSDPTIWMIACAFFISRGFIKTGFGRRIGLLFISKLGNSSLGLAYGLVFTDLMFAPAMPSTSARCGGIITPLFRSIAEAYDSTPEKGTQRRIGAFLVQSIFQCNAVTSAMFMTSMAGNPMVAKLASQFGIHISWTDWALATLLPGFLSLALIPYLIYRFYPPELKKTSEMRAIAVERLREMGKMTRNEWVVLGVFLGLVTFWVLGSTLNIDATLTALAGLSVLLLSRALTWDDVVSEKEAWHTVVWFAVLMTLAGQLNKMGLIAWLGGLAGNAVSGMHWLPMLGLLLLVYYYSHYLMASAIAHISAMYAIFVSIALAAGAPPMLTVLVFGIFSNLFMSTTHYSSGPAPILFGTGYVPLGTWWKIGFLVSLVIIPIWLGVGGMWWKLLGFW; encoded by the coding sequence ATGTCTGCGAATAACAGCAGGTTGATAAAGCTTCTAGTTATCCTTTGTATTGCCGGTGGCTTATGGTTATTACCGGTTCCTGATGGCGTTAAACCCGATGCTTGGCACCTGATGGCGATTTTTATTGCCACGGTTGTCGGTCTGATTCTCTCTCCTTACCCGCTTGGCGCGATGGCGATGTTCAGCCTGACCACGGTTGCCATATTAGGGTTATTATCCATTAAAGATGTGTTGGCGGGTTTTAGCGATCCTACTATTTGGATGATCGCCTGTGCCTTCTTTATCTCTCGCGGCTTTATCAAAACCGGCTTTGGTAGACGTATTGGCCTGCTGTTCATCAGCAAGTTGGGGAATAGCTCTCTCGGTCTGGCGTATGGTCTGGTGTTTACCGACCTGATGTTCGCTCCGGCGATGCCTTCCACGTCTGCACGCTGCGGCGGGATCATCACTCCGCTGTTCCGGTCGATTGCCGAAGCCTACGACTCCACGCCGGAAAAAGGCACGCAGCGTCGCATTGGTGCGTTTCTGGTTCAGTCCATTTTCCAGTGTAACGCCGTGACCTCCGCGATGTTCATGACCTCCATGGCCGGTAACCCGATGGTGGCGAAGCTGGCTTCTCAGTTTGGTATTCATATCAGCTGGACGGACTGGGCGTTGGCGACACTGCTACCGGGCTTCCTGTCTCTGGCGCTGATTCCTTACCTGATCTACCGCTTCTATCCGCCTGAACTGAAGAAAACCTCAGAAATGCGTGCGATCGCCGTCGAAAGATTGCGTGAGATGGGCAAAATGACCCGCAATGAGTGGGTCGTTCTGGGCGTGTTCCTGGGGCTGGTGACGTTCTGGGTATTGGGCTCTACGCTGAATATCGACGCGACCTTGACCGCGCTGGCGGGTCTGAGCGTGCTGTTGCTCAGCCGTGCGCTGACCTGGGACGACGTGGTCAGTGAGAAGGAAGCTTGGCACACCGTGGTGTGGTTTGCTGTACTGATGACGCTGGCGGGCCAGCTCAACAAAATGGGTCTGATTGCCTGGCTGGGCGGGTTGGCTGGTAATGCGGTCAGCGGGATGCACTGGCTGCCGATGTTGGGTCTGCTGCTGCTGGTTTACTACTACAGCCACTATCTGATGGCGAGTGCGATTGCACATATCAGCGCCATGTACGCGATTTTCGTCTCTATCGCACTGGCAGCCGGCGCACCGCCGATGCTGACCGTACTGGTGTTCGGTATCTTCAGTAACCTGTTTATGTCCACCACTCACTACTCCAGTGGCCCGGCACCCATTTTGTTCGGCACAGGCTACGTACCGTTGGGAACCTGGTGGAAGATCGGCTTCTTGGTCAGTCTGGTCATCATCCCTATCTGGCTGGGTGTTGGTGGCATGTGGTGGAAACTGCTCGGTTTCTGGTAA
- the dcuR gene encoding two-component system response regulator DcuR — MINVLIVDDDAMVAELNKSYLNQVSGFSCYATVPTLQQARNLLMQPDSEIDLVLLDIYMQQDNGLDLLPTIREFSEKTDVIIISSASDVYTIKKALHYGVVDYLIKPFQFSRFEQALTAYREEANLFKHRDFVAQSDIDNLIRRTSGSTASERKKLPKGLTSLTLRTVCEWVEGNQGIEFSTEMLANAIGISRVSCRKYLIYLSETGILTTNILYGSTGRPVYLYRLLPEKQDSLRQYCE; from the coding sequence ATGATTAATGTACTGATTGTTGATGACGATGCCATGGTTGCAGAGCTTAACAAATCTTATCTGAACCAGGTTTCTGGATTTAGCTGCTATGCGACCGTCCCCACGTTACAGCAGGCGCGAAACCTGCTGATGCAACCTGACTCGGAAATTGATTTGGTACTGCTGGATATTTACATGCAGCAGGATAATGGATTGGATCTGCTGCCGACTATCCGTGAATTCAGTGAAAAGACGGACGTTATCATCATATCCTCTGCTAGTGACGTGTATACCATCAAAAAAGCGCTGCACTACGGTGTGGTGGATTATCTGATTAAGCCTTTCCAGTTCTCGCGTTTCGAGCAGGCGCTTACCGCCTATCGCGAAGAGGCTAATCTGTTCAAGCACCGCGATTTTGTCGCGCAGTCTGATATTGATAACCTGATTCGCCGTACTAGCGGCAGCACGGCTAGTGAACGTAAGAAATTGCCGAAAGGGCTAACCAGCCTGACGCTGCGTACCGTCTGCGAGTGGGTTGAAGGCAATCAGGGCATTGAGTTCTCTACCGAAATGCTGGCGAATGCGATTGGTATCTCTCGCGTATCATGTCGTAAGTATCTGATTTATTTATCAGAAACAGGAATTCTGACTACTAATATCCTGTACGGTTCTACGGGGCGACCGGTCTACCTGTATCGTCTGTTGCCGGAAAAGCAGGACTCACTGCGTCAGTACTGTGAGTGA